From the genome of Bactrocera oleae isolate idBacOlea1 chromosome 2, idBacOlea1, whole genome shotgun sequence, one region includes:
- the LOC138856300 gene encoding uncharacterized protein isoform X2, translating to MDVEMPTNPTPTIRSAINVPRTGPIPAPRATAATTVTAVARNTAQPPSASPLVQPEPHRTRCPLCRRSHRLQHCSIFKSMQPSQRQRVAQAHGHCLNCLSLTHTTQECDSECSCQLCGRLHHTFLHRTSRRDVRRPPAPRSIGAVRRPPPRHPIQHQRPAAAPQYRPRNVGNETPARHRRPRLSSRRPTGLSSVVATLQQLQNLLG from the coding sequence ATGGACGTGGAAATGCCGACAAATCCAACGCCAACCATTCGATCGGCTATCAACGTGCCGCGCACTGGGCCGATTCCAGCGCCTCGAGCCACCGCTGCAACAACTGTCACAGCTGTCGCGCGGAACACAGCACAACCACCGTCAGCGTCGCCATTGGTGCAACCGGAGCCGCACCGCACCCGATGTCCGCTGTGTCGCCGCTCACACCGGCTACAGCACTGTAGCATCTTCAAATCCATGCAACCCAGTCAACGTCAGCGGGTAGCCCAGGCGCATGGACACTGCCTCAATTGCCTGAGTCTCACCCATACGACGCAAGAGTGTGACTCGGAGTGTTCATGTCAATTGTGCGGAAGGCTACACCATACGTTCCTTCACCGCACCTCCAGGCGCGACGTTCGGCGACCACCCGCACCACGCAGTATCGGCGCTGTCAGGCGACCGCCGCCCCGCCACCCGATACAACATCAACGCCCAGCTGCCGCTCCACAGTATCGTCCAAGGAATGTAGGGAACGAAACACCTGCACGGCACCGACGGCCCAGACTATCATCCCGCCgccccactggcctcagcagtgttgtagcgacgttgcaacaactgcagaatttgctaggctaa
- the LOC138856300 gene encoding uncharacterized protein isoform X1: MVDQYADPRVPHHVAQLPIFNYMPQTYTKSNLFIQINMDVEMPTNPTPTIRSAINVPRTGPIPAPRATAATTVTAVARNTAQPPSASPLVQPEPHRTRCPLCRRSHRLQHCSIFKSMQPSQRQRVAQAHGHCLNCLSLTHTTQECDSECSCQLCGRLHHTFLHRTSRRDVRRPPAPRSIGAVRRPPPRHPIQHQRPAAAPQYRPRNVGNETPARHRRPRLSSRRPTGLSSVVATLQQLQNLLG; encoded by the coding sequence atggtcgatcaatatgcCGACCCACGCGTGCCACATCACGTGGCACAACTGCccatattcaattatatgccacaaacatatactaaatctaatctTTTCATACAGATTAATATGGACGTGGAAATGCCGACAAATCCAACGCCAACCATTCGATCGGCTATCAACGTGCCGCGCACTGGGCCGATTCCAGCGCCTCGAGCCACCGCTGCAACAACTGTCACAGCTGTCGCGCGGAACACAGCACAACCACCGTCAGCGTCGCCATTGGTGCAACCGGAGCCGCACCGCACCCGATGTCCGCTGTGTCGCCGCTCACACCGGCTACAGCACTGTAGCATCTTCAAATCCATGCAACCCAGTCAACGTCAGCGGGTAGCCCAGGCGCATGGACACTGCCTCAATTGCCTGAGTCTCACCCATACGACGCAAGAGTGTGACTCGGAGTGTTCATGTCAATTGTGCGGAAGGCTACACCATACGTTCCTTCACCGCACCTCCAGGCGCGACGTTCGGCGACCACCCGCACCACGCAGTATCGGCGCTGTCAGGCGACCGCCGCCCCGCCACCCGATACAACATCAACGCCCAGCTGCCGCTCCACAGTATCGTCCAAGGAATGTAGGGAACGAAACACCTGCACGGCACCGACGGCCCAGACTATCATCCCGCCgccccactggcctcagcagtgttgtagcgacgttgcaacaactgcagaatttgctaggctaa